From the Cucumis sativus cultivar 9930 chromosome 5, Cucumber_9930_V3, whole genome shotgun sequence genome, the window CTATACTTTTAACAATAGAAACATTTTCCCCCTAAGTTTAAGGGTAGGTTTGagatagttattttttttacacaaaatacaaagtttattaataactttttttataatttagtcataaatattttgttattttaagtAGTCTAGCACTTTATGGGTTCTCATACTAGATATACATCACTCGACTCTTCTTATAAGTTTTACAAGATTCAATAAATTCACACCGTATCTATTATAGACTCTCTCTTTAAGTTATACAAGACATAAGCTCGTCTCTTAGCGCTTTTCGATTTTCCCTCGTACATCCTATTCCATGAACATATCAAACAACAATACTTGAGACATATTAGTATGCATCCATTTTCAATACATTTCATTTCCATCTCCGAGAAgttaataattcaaaacaaaattattgaacaatttaacgagaataaaagaatttatgaaTCAACAATTTGGAtatctaatgcaatttttttttgtctcttatcattagttttgaagttttttcttttctaaaatctgaataattaattagaagaaaaCCATTGGTAAAATAAACTCGCACTCGGCATGGTGTTTGTATTATCAAAAGGATAGGTTGTTTCGATTGCATACACCATCGCTATTACCTATTTgtataaaaatcaatatagaAAGGAATCCCATATATATTGTGGGAAGGAAGAAAGCCcagaaattttcttaaaacctCAAGAAAAACCCTCCCTACTTCGTCTGCAGTGCTATGGCAGTACAAACACATCAAACATTTGATTGTAGCCAAAGTCGGCTTAACCACCAttcatacttttcttttactcgGCTAAATCGCCCCCACGAAATCCGAAATCAGTGCCCGTTTCATCTATCCGAAGCTTTTGTGAGTGTCAACAAATGAGTAAGATTTTCAGGTATACATCtattcttcatcattttcatctaTACTCTGTAAATTTACAAAACCCACTTAGTTTTTCTACCCCCAGTTCTTGTTTTCATGCCCGCCATTGACATAGGGAAGCAGAGGGTTCAGACTGGGTGGAAGTGGTCGGCTTTCTTGTAATTAACACTCAATCATCCACTTGTAACTGAAACAATAACGGAGAAGCCTTAGAAGTCCTGTAGATTGAGACCCTGGCTATTAATTTCATGTTTTGATTACTTTAGTATTGGTTGCTTTATCTCTAATTACAAGTGTTCTTTCAATCCCATTTTGAAATGTTGAGGGCGTCATCATCTTTGGGAACATGGAAGCACAATCGGTGGAAAGCTTGCTTGGAACTATTCTCGACTCTATGTGAAGGTTTACACACTGAAAACTCCAACATTATTTCTAccaatatttatataagtCGTCATGTAAGAGATGGTCATCTTGATCTTGCTCAAACTCTGTTCAATGAAATGCCAGTAAGAAGTGTTGTCTCATGGAATATCATGATTTCTGGATACTCCAAATTTGGAAAGTATAGTGAAGCTCTCAATCTGGCTTCAGAGATGCATTGCAacaatgtaaaattaaatgagacGACATTTTCTAGTTTGTTGAGTATTTGTGCTCATTCAGGGTGTTCATCTGAGGGAaaacaatttcattgtttggttttgaaatCTGGGTTGCAGATATTTGAGCGTGTTGGAAGTGCATTAGTGTATTTCTATGCAAATATCAATGACATTAGTGGAGCCAAGCAAGTCTTTGATGAGCTGCatgataaaaatgatttattatgGGACTTGCTGCTTGTAGGGTATGTGAAATGTAACTTAATGGATGATGCTTTAGatctatttatgaaaattccAACTCGGGATGTGGTGGCATGGACTACTATGATATCAGCGTATGCAAGAAGTGAGCATAACTGTAAGAGGGGATTGGAATTATTCTGCTCCATGCGGATGAATGGTGAGGTTGAACCTAATGAGTTCACTTTTGATTCTGTTGTAAGAGCTTGTGGGAGAATGAGATATTTGAGTTGGGGGAAGGTTGTTCATGGGATTTTGACTAAATACGGATTCCACTTCGATCATTCTGTTTGTAGTGCactgattttattttattgtcaGTGTGAAGCTATTGACAATGCCAAGGCAGTTTATGATAGTATGGAAAGACCGTGTCTAAAGGCTTCAAATTCTCTTCTAGAGGGGTTAATATTTGCAGGAAGAATTAATGATGctgaagaaattttttgtaagttaagagaaaaaaatccGGTTTCATATAATTTGATGCTTAAAGGGTATGCAACGAGTGGTAGAATTGAAGGATCAAAAAGATTATTTGAAAGAATGACTCATAAAACTACCAGTTCATTGAACACTATGATATCTGTGTATTCTAGGAATGGTGAAATTGATAAagctttcaaattatttgagTCAGTGAAGAGTGAAGGAGATCCTGTGACATGGAACTCAATGATATCAGGTTGTATTCAAAATCATCAGCATGAAGGGGCGTTGAAACTCTATATAACCATGTGCAGAACATCAGTTGAACGCTCTAGATCAACATTCTCTGCTCTGTTTCAAGCATGCACATGCTTAGAATATATTCAATTGGGTCAAGCACTACATGTGCATGCAATCAGGGAAGCCTTTGACTCGAATGTTTATGTTGGAACATCTCTCATAGATATGTACGCAAAATGTGGGAGCATCTATGATGCTCAAACTTCGTTTGCCAGTGTTTGTTTCCCTAATGTGGCAGCTTTTACCGCTCTAATTAATGGATATGTGCATCATGGACTTGGGATTGAAGCATTCTCAGTCTTTGACGAGATGTTAAAACACAAAGTTCCGCCAAATGGAGCTACTCTTTTGGGGATTCTTTCTGCATGTAGTTGTGCGGGTATGGTAAAGGAAGGAATGACAGTTTTCCATTCAATGGAAAAATGTTATGGTGTGATTCCAACCCTAGAACACTACGCGTGTGTGGTGGATCTTCTTGGTCGTTCGGGACGTCTGTATGAAGCTGAAGCATTTATTAGATGCATGCCGATTGAAGCTGATAGAGTTATTTGGGGAGCTCTGCTGAATGCTTGTTGGTTTTGGATGGACTTGGAATTGGGTGAGAGTGTGGCTAAGAAGGTGCTTAGTTTGGACCCCAAAGCAATATCTGCTTATATTATTCTGTCTAATATATATGCTAAATTAGGGAAGTGGGTAGAGAAGATCAATGTGAGGAGGCAATTGATGAgcttaaaagtgaaaaagattCGTGGTTGTAGCTGGATCgatgtaaataataaaacttgcGTTTTCTCTGCAGGAGACAGGTCTCATCCTAACTGTAATGCAATTTATTCAACTTTAGAGCATCTATTAGCAAATGTAACTCCATAGCTCAATTTACCTGTGTTCCTAAATCCGGtgtaaaggtttttttttccaaattcaaTATACTCCCTTTGACTGtctctctctatatttttttttttccttcgtGTGTGAGCATACCGCCCATGTTCATTCACCTCCAAAAGTTACCTCACGTTTTGGAGTGCTccatcaattcaaaactaaCACAGTTCAATGGGTCTATGTTTGCCGTCACTTATTTATTCACTGGTCCTAGCAAGAAGGCTCCCATGATGGAAACGACAGTTGCAATTTGATTCTCGATGGTGTTTAGAAAAGCTGCAGTTTTTCGTCTATTATTTGAATGTAAAAACTGTTTTCCTTCAAGAAATTAGAGATCCAGCACAGTCAATCTATAAAACTGTCATATAATCTTGCTAAGCCAATTTTGGGATTCTATCAGTGGAAGTATTTTTGTAGTATGTATGTGTACGTATATACAATCTTTGGATGTTGCCCAAGACTTGGTCTTTCAACTAACATTCCATAAGCATTTTACGTTGGCATTTGCAGTTACTTTGGGATTCTTTGTATGTTGATGCTTTGTCTTACTCAAAaggttttttccttttctttttttaaattcgtctgacatttctctttttatcttcCTCATATCTTTTCTTCTGTGTGTGGTTATATACAATATCACAGGCATTAATCTTTTGTATATTCTTcgtttctcttctcttttacaattttctttgttcttttggtAGTTTACTAGAATGCTCGTTGGTTTCAGCCAAAATCAATCAAGAACTAGTTTGGTTGGTTGGTTGGCATCCAAAATCTTTCAAAACCGACGATCTCCAATTGCcaatttttagtttgatttcaAAAGTGACATCGACTgacaaatgaataaaaagtaaGGTTTTTAGCTAAGTTGGAGAACGCTGGCCAATTCAAAGATGCaacatcatttttattatagtaCACAATATTACACTAAaggtaaataatatttaaactcgTAACGTGTAGCTCTCCATTTAGAGGGCCATTTGAAGCACTTTTGGTTAATAGAGGAAGCACTTACGTAGAGTTTCTACGGAGAGATTAAATTGTTTGGtagaaaactatttaaatcttgGAGTTATTTTGATGTGGAATGtgattttcattattattcttttccaaGTCCCAATTTGGTTGAATCTCCATAATAACTcctcctttttccttc encodes:
- the LOC101215850 gene encoding pentatricopeptide repeat-containing protein At2g13600 isoform X1, which codes for MSKIFRASSSLGTWKHNRWKACLELFSTLCEGLHTENSNIISTNIYISRHVRDGHLDLAQTLFNEMPVRSVVSWNIMISGYSKFGKYSEALNLASEMHCNNVKLNETTFSSLLSICAHSGCSSEGKQFHCLVLKSGLQIFERVGSALVYFYANINDISGAKQVFDELHDKNDLLWDLLLVGYVKCNLMDDALDLFMKIPTRDVVAWTTMISAYARSEHNCKRGLELFCSMRMNGEVEPNEFTFDSVVRACGRMRYLSWGKVVHGILTKYGFHFDHSVCSALILFYCQCEAIDNAKAVYDSMERPCLKASNSLLEGLIFAGRINDAEEIFCKLREKNPVSYNLMLKGYATSGRIEGSKRLFERMTHKTTSSLNTMISVYSRNGEIDKAFKLFESVKSEGDPVTWNSMISGCIQNHQHEGALKLYITMCRTSVERSRSTFSALFQACTCLEYIQLGQALHVHAIREAFDSNVYVGTSLIDMYAKCGSIYDAQTSFASVCFPNVAAFTALINGYVHHGLGIEAFSVFDEMLKHKVPPNGATLLGILSACSCAGMVKEGMTVFHSMEKCYGVIPTLEHYACVVDLLGRSGRLYEAEAFIRCMPIEADRVIWGALLNACWFWMDLELGESVAKKVLSLDPKAISAYIILSNIYAKLGKWVEKINVRRQLMSLKVKKIRGCSWIDVNNKTCVFSAGDRSHPNCNAIYSTLEHLLANVTP
- the LOC101215850 gene encoding pentatricopeptide repeat-containing protein At2g13600 isoform X2, with product MLRASSSLGTWKHNRWKACLELFSTLCEGLHTENSNIISTNIYISRHVRDGHLDLAQTLFNEMPVRSVVSWNIMISGYSKFGKYSEALNLASEMHCNNVKLNETTFSSLLSICAHSGCSSEGKQFHCLVLKSGLQIFERVGSALVYFYANINDISGAKQVFDELHDKNDLLWDLLLVGYVKCNLMDDALDLFMKIPTRDVVAWTTMISAYARSEHNCKRGLELFCSMRMNGEVEPNEFTFDSVVRACGRMRYLSWGKVVHGILTKYGFHFDHSVCSALILFYCQCEAIDNAKAVYDSMERPCLKASNSLLEGLIFAGRINDAEEIFCKLREKNPVSYNLMLKGYATSGRIEGSKRLFERMTHKTTSSLNTMISVYSRNGEIDKAFKLFESVKSEGDPVTWNSMISGCIQNHQHEGALKLYITMCRTSVERSRSTFSALFQACTCLEYIQLGQALHVHAIREAFDSNVYVGTSLIDMYAKCGSIYDAQTSFASVCFPNVAAFTALINGYVHHGLGIEAFSVFDEMLKHKVPPNGATLLGILSACSCAGMVKEGMTVFHSMEKCYGVIPTLEHYACVVDLLGRSGRLYEAEAFIRCMPIEADRVIWGALLNACWFWMDLELGESVAKKVLSLDPKAISAYIILSNIYAKLGKWVEKINVRRQLMSLKVKKIRGCSWIDVNNKTCVFSAGDRSHPNCNAIYSTLEHLLANVTP